In Drosophila simulans strain w501 chromosome 3R, Prin_Dsim_3.1, whole genome shotgun sequence, a single window of DNA contains:
- the LOC6728188 gene encoding cilia- and flagella-associated protein 36 → MSVEDSWVFDSLVCFLHGPIWNAPLQTFIEQKSLVFDPNQQLDENNPDILQIHEEYKNLVDYMLGSFMEEMQISPEQFEMACLEGRQQGQGENPFHFHQVLFQQIWAANDLKIFIRMMTQRNVELQLQALDLIEKNQLAHGGAEEGDDRSADASSDPGDTASEVEQMIAKTVSDELESPEAALTPEQEPNLELVNDKFQRLNLFFEQEDRVDPNDVVSRQEYLRQQRDKIVEIKKQTRAKQLQETMSRGTPHAPEGARPSSALVAQQLLENGGQTKELSMPAPLEAEENAALQLRRNLAKRLRSEVVEQK, encoded by the exons ATGTCGGTGGAAGACTCCTGGGTTTTCGATTCGCTGGTGTGCTTCCTGCACGGGCCCATTTGGAATGCTCCGCTCCAGACGTTCATAGAGCAAAAGTCCTTAG TCTTCGATCCCAACCAGCAGTTGGATGAGAACAATCCGGACATACTGCAGATACACGAGGAATACAAGAATCTGGTGGACTACATGCTGGGCAGCTTCATGGAGGAGATGCAGATATCACCGGAGCAGTTCGAGATGGCCTGTCTGGAGGGTAGGCAGCAGGGTCAGGGCGAGAATCCCTTTCATTTCCACCAGGTGCTTTTCCAGCAG ATATGGGCCGCCAACGATCTGAAGATATTCATACGCATGATGACGCAACGCAACGTGGAACTCCAGCTGCAGGCCCTGGATCTTATAGAGAAAAATCAATTAGCCCATGGCGGCGCCGAGGAGGGGGACGACCGCAGTGCGGACGCGAGCTCGGATCCAGG GGATACCGCCTCCGAGGTGGAACAAATGATAGCCAAGACGGTGTCTGACGAACTGGAGAGCCCCGAAGCGGCCCTAACTCCAGAGCAGGAGCCCAATCTGGAGCTGGTCAACGACAAGTTCCAGCGCCTGAATCTGTTCTTCGAGCAGGAGGATCGCGTGGACCCCAATGATGTAGTCTCGCGGCAGGAGTACCTGCGCCAACAGCGGGACAAGATTGTGGAGATTAAGAAGCAGACGCGTGCAAAGCAACTGCAGGAGACCATGTCCCGAGGTACTCCACATGCACCGGAAGGAGCACGTCCCAGCTCCGCGTTGGTGGCCCAACAGCTGCTCGAGAACGGCGGCCAGACTAAGGAGCTCTCTATGCCGGCACCACTGGAAGCTGAGGAGAACGCTGCCCTGCAACTCAGGCGCAATCTTGCCAAGCGCTTGCGCAGCGAAGTGGTTGAGCAGaagtga
- the LOC6728189 gene encoding serine/threonine-protein phosphatase 4 regulatory subunit 3 isoform X1, whose product MTTDTRRRVKLYALNAERQWDDRGTGHVSSTYVERLKGISLLVRAESDGSLLLESKIQPDTAYQKQQDTLIVWSEGDNFDLALSFQEKAGCDEIWEKICQVQGKDPSVEITQDIVEESEDERFEDMSDTAPPIELPPCELSRLEDISETIQSCLSTPLRKEKLSMALESESYIKKLLNLFHVCEDLDNTEGLHHLFEIFKNIFLLNKNALFEIMFADDTIFDVVGCLEYDPSVSQPKKHRQYLKQLAKFREAVPIKNLDLLAKIHQTFRVQYIQDIILPTPSVFVEDNMLNTLSSFIFFNKVEIVTMIQDDERYLLDVFAVLTDPTTGDAKRRDTVLFLKEFCNYAQNLQPQGKDSFYKTLTCLGILQALELTLVMNDKKTKSASIDILTAIVEFSPLVVRNYTLNQANRPEVERMLLNIAIEQMLNDSEPELGIAVQLMGIVKILLEPENMLTEKGDFLNFFYKYSVQTLVAPVILNTIGDRPQNEDYQTAQLLGIVLDILSFCVEHHSYHIKNFLLQKDLLKRILVLMKSTHTFLVLGALRLLRKIIALKDEFYNRHIVKCNLFAPVVDAFIRNNGRYNLLESAILELFEFIKLEDIRTLCVYFVENFSKIFDEIEYVQTFKYLKNRYDQYQDRLKDRDKMENRTDGGLPIIRSGGRFRRDQRQMEEEEEMWFNEEDDFTEEIDTYNNVMKSVSEKNGPQTQNQQKSSPPHSTSPHSGLLGSLSTTASSTATSATSGAPVASGSSSPEAISADEQTQAAVHLAAAANIALQHHQQQQQQQQQQQNPFQQQTQPEIAELQQQLSSVEGPQSQELELSQSAAASASPTSSSSSLEASTSSSSASSSSSSSSSSSPPGSSAAASLCDSATVAAVAASQFLSTIATAMAASVTAAAATNSSPSISPAPAVSSPDIENADAQLPPSDDASSPVSGEQDANSTEGASSEADKTTAKKGLVDYESDSGEEDYEEDEYSEGPQAQKRARLA is encoded by the exons ATGACGACCGACACCCGCCGACGCGTCAAGCTGTACGCGCTGAATGCGGAACGGCAATGGGATGATCGTGGCACTGGCCACGTGTCATCCACCTATGTGGAAAGACTAAAAG GCATCTCGCTTTTGGTTCGTGCCGAATCCGATGGATCTCTGCTTTTGGAGAGCAAGATACAACCGGACACCGCATACCAGAAGCAACAGGACACGCTGATCGTGTGGTCCGAGGGCGATAACTTTGATCTGGCCCTGAGTTTCCAGGAAAAGGCGGGCTGCGACGAAATATGGGAAAAGATATGTCAG GTGCAAGGCAAGGATCCATCTGTAGAAATAACTCAAGACATCGTCGAAGAGTCTGAGGATGAGCGGTTTGAGGACATGTCGGATACTGCGCCACCCATTGAGCTACCACCCTGCGAGCTTTCCCGGCTGGAGGACATCTCGGAAACGATACAAAGCTGTCTCTCCACGCCGCTGAGAAAGGAAAAGTTGTCGATGGCCCTCGAGTCGGAGAGCTATATCAAGAAGCTGCTGAACTTGTTCCACGTGTGTGAGGACCTGGACAATACCGAGGGCCTGCATCACCTCTTCGAGATCTTCAAGAACATCTTCTTGCTAAATAAGAACGCGCTCTTTGAGATTATGTTTGCGGATGATACCATCTTTGATGTGGTCGGGTGCCTGGAATACGATCCGAGTGTGTCTCAGCCCAAAAAGCATCGACAGTATCTGAAGCAGTTAGCCAAGTTCCGCGAGGCAGTGCCGATTAAAAACCTGGACCTGCTGGCTAAGATTCACCAGACGTTCCGGGTGCAGTACATCCAGGACATTATCCTGCCCACACCATCGGTCTTTGTCGAAGACAACATGCTGAACACCCTGTCCAGCTTCATATTCTTTAACAAGGTGGAGATTGTCACGATGATCCAGGACGACGAACGGTATCTCCTGGATGTGTTTGCCGTTCTCACCGATCCCACCACCGGAGACGCGAAACGCCGCGACACAGTCCTCTTCCTGAAGGAGTTCTGCAACTATGCCCAGAACCTGCAGCCGCAGGGCAAGGACTCGTTCTACAAAACTCTCACCTGCCTAGGCATTCTGCAGGCGCTGGAACTCACTCTCGTGATGAACGACAAGAAGACCAAATCGGCCTCCATCGACATCCTCACGGCCATCGTAGAGTTCTCGCCGCTGGTAGTGCGCAATTACACGCTCAACCAGGCCAATCGGCCAGAAGTG GAGCGTATGCTACTGAACATTGCCATCGAACAAATGCTGAACGACTCGGAGCCTGAGCTTGGAATTGCAGTGCAGCTAATGGGTATCGTCAAGATTCTGTTGGAGCCGGAGAACATGCTCACCGAGAAGGGTGATTTTCTCAACTTCTTTTACAAATACAGTGTGCAAACGTTAGTGG CTCCGGTGATACTTAACACGATAGGCGACCGTCCGCAAAACGAGGACTATCAGACGGCCCAGCTGCTGGGAATCGTCCTGGACATTCTCTCGTTCTGCGTGGAACACCACAGTTATCACatcaaaaactttttgttgcAAAAGGATCTCCTCAAGCGAATACTGGTGCTAATGAAGAGCACACATACGTTCCTTGTCCTCGGCGCTCTGCGATTACTGCGCAAGATAATTGCACTTAAAGATGAGTTTTACAATAG ACACATTGTCAAGTGCAATCTGTTTGCGCCGGTGGTAGATGCCTTCATTCGCAACAACGGCCGTTACAACCTTCTGGAGTCAGCCATTCTGGAGCTGTTTGAGTTTATAAAACTCGAGGATATCCGCACTCTGTGCGTTTACTTCGTGGAGAACTTCAGCAAGATATTTGATGAAATCGAATACGTTCAGACATTTAAGTACTTGAAGAATCGCTACGATCAGTACCAGGATCGGCTTAAGGACCGCGACAAGATGGAAAACCGAACTGACGG TGGCCTGCCCATCATCCGTAGCGGTGGCCGGTTTCGTCGGGATCAACGGCAAatggaggaggaagaggaaatGTGGTTCAACGAGGAGGACGATTTCACTGAGGAAATCGACACATACAACAATGTCATGAAAT CCGTCAGCGAAAAGAATGGCCCGCAAACGCAAAACCAGCAGAAATCCTCTCCGCCACACAGCACGTCGCCGCACAGTGGATTGTTGGGAAGCCTGAGCACCACCGCGTCATCCACTGCCACATCCGCCACGTCAGGTGCACCGGTGgccagcggcagcagtagcCCCGAGGCCATCTCCGCCGACGAGCAGACGCAGGCGGCGGTGCATTTGGCTGCCGCTGCAAATATTGCGCttcagcaccaccagcaacaacaacagcagcagcagcagcagcagaacccATTCCAGCAACAGACACAGCCCGAGATCGCGGAGCTACAACAGCAGCTGAGCAGCGTGGAAGGGCCTCAAAGCCAGGAGTTGGAGCTGTCACAATCGGCCGCCGCCAGTGCATCGCCCACTTCGTCATCCTCGTCTCTGGAAGCCTCGACGTCCTCTTCATCGGCGTCATCGTCTtcatcctcgtcgtcatcgtcctcGCCGCCCGGCTCATCGGCCGCAGCATCGCTATGCGATTCGGCGACAGTAGCCGCCGTGGCAGCATCACAGTTTCTCTCAACGATCGCCACAGCCATGGCGGCCTCTgtgacggcggcggcggcaacaaaCAGCTCGCCGAGCATTTCGCCCGCTCCGGCTGTGTCCAGTCCGGATATCGAGAACGCCGACGCCCAGTTGCCGCCCAGCGATGACGCCAGCAGCCCGGTCAGTGGGGAGCAAGATGCTAACAGCACGGAAGGTGCCAGCAGCGAGGCGGACAAGACGACGGCCAAAAAG GGTCTAGTGGACTACGAGAGTGATTCTGGCGAAGAAGACTACGAGGAGGACGAGTACTCCGAGGGGCCACAAGCACAAAAGCGCGCGCGTCTGGCATAG
- the LOC6728189 gene encoding serine/threonine-protein phosphatase 4 regulatory subunit 3 isoform X2, giving the protein MTTDTRRRVKLYALNAERQWDDRGTGHVSSTYVERLKGISLLVRAESDGSLLLESKIQPDTAYQKQQDTLIVWSEGDNFDLALSFQEKAGCDEIWEKICQVQGKDPSVEITQDIVEESEDERFEDMSDTAPPIELPPCELSRLEDISETIQSCLSTPLRKEKLSMALESESYIKKLLNLFHVCEDLDNTEGLHHLFEIFKNIFLLNKNALFEIMFADDTIFDVVGCLEYDPSVSQPKKHRQYLKQLAKFREAVPIKNLDLLAKIHQTFRVQYIQDIILPTPSVFVEDNMLNTLSSFIFFNKVEIVTMIQDDERYLLDVFAVLTDPTTGDAKRRDTVLFLKEFCNYAQNLQPQGKDSFYKTLTCLGILQALELTLVMNDKKTKSASIDILTAIVEFSPLVVRNYTLNQANRPEVERMLLNIAIEQMLNDSEPELGIAVQLMGIVKILLEPENMLTEKGDFLNFFYKYSVQTLVAPVILNTIGDRPQNEDYQTAQLLGIVLDILSFCVEHHSYHIKNFLLQKDLLKRILVLMKSTHTFLVLGALRLLRKIIALKDEFYNRHIVKCNLFAPVVDAFIRNNGRYNLLESAILELFEFIKLEDIRTLCVYFVENFSKIFDEIEYVQTFKYLKNRYDQYQDRLKDRDKMENRTDGGGRFRRDQRQMEEEEEMWFNEEDDFTEEIDTYNNVMKSVSEKNGPQTQNQQKSSPPHSTSPHSGLLGSLSTTASSTATSATSGAPVASGSSSPEAISADEQTQAAVHLAAAANIALQHHQQQQQQQQQQQNPFQQQTQPEIAELQQQLSSVEGPQSQELELSQSAAASASPTSSSSSLEASTSSSSASSSSSSSSSSSPPGSSAAASLCDSATVAAVAASQFLSTIATAMAASVTAAAATNSSPSISPAPAVSSPDIENADAQLPPSDDASSPVSGEQDANSTEGASSEADKTTAKKGLVDYESDSGEEDYEEDEYSEGPQAQKRARLA; this is encoded by the exons ATGACGACCGACACCCGCCGACGCGTCAAGCTGTACGCGCTGAATGCGGAACGGCAATGGGATGATCGTGGCACTGGCCACGTGTCATCCACCTATGTGGAAAGACTAAAAG GCATCTCGCTTTTGGTTCGTGCCGAATCCGATGGATCTCTGCTTTTGGAGAGCAAGATACAACCGGACACCGCATACCAGAAGCAACAGGACACGCTGATCGTGTGGTCCGAGGGCGATAACTTTGATCTGGCCCTGAGTTTCCAGGAAAAGGCGGGCTGCGACGAAATATGGGAAAAGATATGTCAG GTGCAAGGCAAGGATCCATCTGTAGAAATAACTCAAGACATCGTCGAAGAGTCTGAGGATGAGCGGTTTGAGGACATGTCGGATACTGCGCCACCCATTGAGCTACCACCCTGCGAGCTTTCCCGGCTGGAGGACATCTCGGAAACGATACAAAGCTGTCTCTCCACGCCGCTGAGAAAGGAAAAGTTGTCGATGGCCCTCGAGTCGGAGAGCTATATCAAGAAGCTGCTGAACTTGTTCCACGTGTGTGAGGACCTGGACAATACCGAGGGCCTGCATCACCTCTTCGAGATCTTCAAGAACATCTTCTTGCTAAATAAGAACGCGCTCTTTGAGATTATGTTTGCGGATGATACCATCTTTGATGTGGTCGGGTGCCTGGAATACGATCCGAGTGTGTCTCAGCCCAAAAAGCATCGACAGTATCTGAAGCAGTTAGCCAAGTTCCGCGAGGCAGTGCCGATTAAAAACCTGGACCTGCTGGCTAAGATTCACCAGACGTTCCGGGTGCAGTACATCCAGGACATTATCCTGCCCACACCATCGGTCTTTGTCGAAGACAACATGCTGAACACCCTGTCCAGCTTCATATTCTTTAACAAGGTGGAGATTGTCACGATGATCCAGGACGACGAACGGTATCTCCTGGATGTGTTTGCCGTTCTCACCGATCCCACCACCGGAGACGCGAAACGCCGCGACACAGTCCTCTTCCTGAAGGAGTTCTGCAACTATGCCCAGAACCTGCAGCCGCAGGGCAAGGACTCGTTCTACAAAACTCTCACCTGCCTAGGCATTCTGCAGGCGCTGGAACTCACTCTCGTGATGAACGACAAGAAGACCAAATCGGCCTCCATCGACATCCTCACGGCCATCGTAGAGTTCTCGCCGCTGGTAGTGCGCAATTACACGCTCAACCAGGCCAATCGGCCAGAAGTG GAGCGTATGCTACTGAACATTGCCATCGAACAAATGCTGAACGACTCGGAGCCTGAGCTTGGAATTGCAGTGCAGCTAATGGGTATCGTCAAGATTCTGTTGGAGCCGGAGAACATGCTCACCGAGAAGGGTGATTTTCTCAACTTCTTTTACAAATACAGTGTGCAAACGTTAGTGG CTCCGGTGATACTTAACACGATAGGCGACCGTCCGCAAAACGAGGACTATCAGACGGCCCAGCTGCTGGGAATCGTCCTGGACATTCTCTCGTTCTGCGTGGAACACCACAGTTATCACatcaaaaactttttgttgcAAAAGGATCTCCTCAAGCGAATACTGGTGCTAATGAAGAGCACACATACGTTCCTTGTCCTCGGCGCTCTGCGATTACTGCGCAAGATAATTGCACTTAAAGATGAGTTTTACAATAG ACACATTGTCAAGTGCAATCTGTTTGCGCCGGTGGTAGATGCCTTCATTCGCAACAACGGCCGTTACAACCTTCTGGAGTCAGCCATTCTGGAGCTGTTTGAGTTTATAAAACTCGAGGATATCCGCACTCTGTGCGTTTACTTCGTGGAGAACTTCAGCAAGATATTTGATGAAATCGAATACGTTCAGACATTTAAGTACTTGAAGAATCGCTACGATCAGTACCAGGATCGGCTTAAGGACCGCGACAAGATGGAAAACCGAACTGACGG CGGTGGCCGGTTTCGTCGGGATCAACGGCAAatggaggaggaagaggaaatGTGGTTCAACGAGGAGGACGATTTCACTGAGGAAATCGACACATACAACAATGTCATGAAAT CCGTCAGCGAAAAGAATGGCCCGCAAACGCAAAACCAGCAGAAATCCTCTCCGCCACACAGCACGTCGCCGCACAGTGGATTGTTGGGAAGCCTGAGCACCACCGCGTCATCCACTGCCACATCCGCCACGTCAGGTGCACCGGTGgccagcggcagcagtagcCCCGAGGCCATCTCCGCCGACGAGCAGACGCAGGCGGCGGTGCATTTGGCTGCCGCTGCAAATATTGCGCttcagcaccaccagcaacaacaacagcagcagcagcagcagcagaacccATTCCAGCAACAGACACAGCCCGAGATCGCGGAGCTACAACAGCAGCTGAGCAGCGTGGAAGGGCCTCAAAGCCAGGAGTTGGAGCTGTCACAATCGGCCGCCGCCAGTGCATCGCCCACTTCGTCATCCTCGTCTCTGGAAGCCTCGACGTCCTCTTCATCGGCGTCATCGTCTtcatcctcgtcgtcatcgtcctcGCCGCCCGGCTCATCGGCCGCAGCATCGCTATGCGATTCGGCGACAGTAGCCGCCGTGGCAGCATCACAGTTTCTCTCAACGATCGCCACAGCCATGGCGGCCTCTgtgacggcggcggcggcaacaaaCAGCTCGCCGAGCATTTCGCCCGCTCCGGCTGTGTCCAGTCCGGATATCGAGAACGCCGACGCCCAGTTGCCGCCCAGCGATGACGCCAGCAGCCCGGTCAGTGGGGAGCAAGATGCTAACAGCACGGAAGGTGCCAGCAGCGAGGCGGACAAGACGACGGCCAAAAAG GGTCTAGTGGACTACGAGAGTGATTCTGGCGAAGAAGACTACGAGGAGGACGAGTACTCCGAGGGGCCACAAGCACAAAAGCGCGCGCGTCTGGCATAG
- the LOC6728190 gene encoding integrator complex subunit 5, producing the protein MLRQNLLDQLKHFIETVSNGHSCPQLLTSPNLIKLALGFLEELPATRDIVFEYFALLAEISVQLYVSPEMADPKTGMPVSQVKQAGNRQQQQRAPEYEAFNLVKTALQSLVWKGPPAWSPLIANWSLELVAKLSDKYTQRRMTITASCNYWLECSAMHGLMTLINSCFRKLTQPEEEACVEIMLNAFHRFPMTFDWIVARLGGCFPYKIIMQILQCGIKRFVDDYRCHLDSEAGILDYMTSCHEQHLRAAFREMLREGFAPKKPLDVAVVPFLLITTNYSDTILQSLVNVLVEIYTEDMCEVIVQKSPLWLSNKMFAGMQPTLNNAVLRLNERGATLLLTAAKMAEKYVWCQDFLDNSMQELEQWVLNQRNFPLLADLAYEETKYMLWKSCLSTNLFEQQTAVRLLLVVSSQHPNIYYQTISQLLKKSYAQNPNGIGALIRLLGGQSGMVNFPGFTPGFKMVLEDITLDVQVNNRLPVPPGTPTEAFNTFSNLNILARMHKSKNVAPYIKAQHLNQALNECLPKILQIFECTVNKLVLRMDRDAAERIADKFKAQQSKNNNNNNELCNGKDYGKRTKLESGDDNVDDEDATRMRLAHLIVDLLNNIEAGSRTTVLRTPLVLKLATLSVKYFFVGLTEKTVIRRAAASHRSYTLLQRQCSARKIARTVCLRELVERALFYHGHLLGQLEVYQRDELEIPEHEHLILQNLHTSSGANSNRSVLHSGIIGRGLRPVLPPSERNCDAEKQALYLKALNACCADLEKPNNVEGYSLVSLLLVELVSTDVMYNGLPFPDEEFTRVTMERDMLIRRAFINSPVLWAVLGLIAGHRPALCYSSVLLRALCATCLHHWRGKNVNRFQPTAANDELMLCTKKMLQLLAMSQLIPPPLTNLHLIIEHFESAEIALLLRECIWNYLKDHVPSPALFHVDNNGLHWRNTKLAKVPPQYVDPLRHLMQRKLSTLGAHYHQMFIMGELMEGDSEPDPTARLQIVEID; encoded by the exons ATGCTGCGCCAGAACCTGTTGGATCAGCTTAAGCACTTCATAGAGACGGTGAGCAATGGGCACAGTTGTCCGCAGCTGCTGACCAGCCCCAATCTCATCAAGCTCGC GCTGGGATTCTTGGAGGAGCTGCCCGCCACGCGAGACATTGTGTTCGAGTACTTCGCCCTGCTGGCCGAGATCAGTGTGCAGCTGTATGTGTCGCCGGAGATGGCGGACCCAAAGACCGGTATGCCGGTGTCCCAGGTGAAGCAGGCCGGGaatcgccagcagcagcaacgtgCTCCGGAATACGAGGCCTTCAATCTGGTGAAGACGGCGCTGCAGAGTCTGGTGTGGAAGGGACCGCCCGCCTGGTCGCCGCTTATCGCCAACTGGAGTCTGGAACTGGTGGCCAAGCTGTCCGATAAGTACACCCAGCGGCGGATGACCATCACGGCCAGCTGCAACTATTGGCTGGAGTGCAGCGCCATGCACGGACTGATGACCCTTATAAATAGTTGTTTCCGGAAGTTAACCCaaccggaggaggaggccTGCGTGGAGATCATGCTCAATGCCTTTCACCGGTTTCCCATGACCTTCGACTGGATTGTGGCCAGATTGGGCGGCTGCTTCCCTTACAAGATCATCATGCAGATTCTACAGTGCGGCATCAAGCGATTCGTCGATGACTATCGCTGCCATCTGGACTCGGAGGCGGGCATCCTCGATTATATGACCTCGTGCCACGAACAGCACCTGAGGGCCGCCTTCCGTGAGATGCTTAGGGAGGGATTCGCACCGAAGAAGCCGCTGGACGTGGCCGTCGTTCCTTTTCTGCTGATCACCACCAACTACTCGGACACGATCCTGCAGAGCTTGGTCAATGTGCTAGTCGAAATCT ATACCGAGGACATGTGCGAGGTGATAGTGCAGAAGTCGCCGTTGTGGCTGAGCAACAAGATGTTTGCCGGCATGCAGCCCACGCTGAATAATGCCGTGCTCCGCCTGAACGAGCGTGGAGCGACGTTGTTACTCACTGCAGCCAAAATGGCCGAGAAGTATGTTTGGTGCCAGGATTTCCTGGACAACTCGATGCAGGAGCTGGAACAGTGGGTGCTCAACCAGCGCAACTTCCCGCTGCTGGCCGATCTGGCCTACGAGGAAACAAAGTACATGCTGTGGAAGAGCTGCCTCAGCACCAATCTCTTCGAGCAGCAAACAGCGGTTAGATTACTGCTGGTGGTCT CATCCCAGCATCCGAATATTTACTACCAAACTATATCGCAACTACTAAAGAAGTCGTATGCTCAGAATCCCAATGGCATTGGCGCACTAATTCGCTTGCTTGGCGGACAAAGCGGCATGGTAAACTTCCCGGGATTCACGCCAGGTTTCAAGATGGTTTTGGAAGACATCACGTTGGATGTTCAAGTTAACAATCGATTGCCAGTTCCGCCGGGCACACCCACAGAAGCCTTCAATACTTTCTCCAACCTAAACATACTTGCCAG GATGCACAAGAGCAAGAATGTGGCTCCGTACATTAAGGCGCAGCATTTGAACCAAGCCCTCAACGAATGTCTTCCCAAAATCCTTCAAATCTTCGAATGCACCGTCAACAAACTGGTCCTGAGGATGGACAGGGATGCCGCCGAGCGGATTGCGGATAAATTCAAGGCGCAGCAAagtaaaaataacaataacaacaatgaaCTGTGCAATGGCAAGGATTACGGAAAGCGCACGAAACTGGAGTCGGGAGATGATAATGTGGACGATGAGGACGCTACCCGCATGCGCTTGGCCCATCTCATTGTGGATCTGTTGAACAACATTGAAGCCGGCAGCCGAACCACTGTCCTGCGCACTCCATTAGTCCTCAAGCTGGCCACGCTAAGCGTAAAGTACTTCTTTGTGGGCTTAACCGAGAAGA CTGTGATCCGTCGCGCGGCGGCTTCGCATCGCTCCTACACGCTGCTGCAGAGGCAGTGTTCCGCCCGGAAAATCGCGAGAACCGTCTGCCTGCGCGAGCTGGTGGAGCGCGCGCTCTTTTATCACGGTCACTTGCTTGGTCAGCTGGAGGTGTATCAGCGCGACGAGCTTGAGATACCCGAGCACGAACACCTCATCCTGCAGAATCTGCACACCAGCTCTGGCGCCAACTCGAATCGCTCCGTGCTGCATTCCGGTATTATAGGCAGAGGTCTGCGACCAGTGCTGCCCCCCAGCGAGCGGAACTGCGATGCGGAGAAGCAGGCGCTGTATCTTAAGGCATTGAATGCCTGCTGCGCCGATCTGGAGAAGCCCAACAACGTGGAGGGCTACTCGCTGGTctcgctgctgctggtcgAGCTGGTCTCCACGGATGTCATGTACAACGGCCTGCCCTTTCCGGACGAGGAGTTCACCAGGGTCACAATGGAGCGGGACATGCTAATCAGGAGGGCGTTCATCAACTCCCCAGTGCTGTGGGCGGTTTTGGGACTGATCGCCGGTCATAGGCCGGCGCTTTGCTACTCCTCCGTGCTACTGCGCGCACTGTGCGCCACCTGCTTGCATCACTGGCGGGGCAAGAATG TCAATCGATTCCAGCCCACTGCTGCGAACGATGAGCTGATGCTGTGCACCAAGAAGATGCTGCAACTGCTGGCTATGAGCCAACTGATTCCGCCTCCACTCACCAATCTGCATCTCATCATCGAGCACTTTGAGTCGGCAGAG ATCGCCCTGCTGCTGCGCGAGTGCATCTGGAACTACCTTAAAGATCACGTGCCCTCGCCGGCGCTGTTTCACGTGGACAACAACGGACTGCACTGGCGCAACACGAAGCTGGCCAAGGTGCCGCCGCAATACGTGGATCCGTTGCGCCATCTAATGCAGCGCAAGCTGTCCACCCTGGGCGCACACTACCATCAGATGTTCATCATGGGCGAGCTGATGGAGGGCGACTCGGAGCCAGATCCGACGGCCCGGCTGCAGATCGTTGAAATAGATTAA